The DNA segment CCTGCGGCACGAATTGGGCGCGCAGCAGCAGCGGATCTTCTGGGACGAAATCCCCTATCTCCGCTTCGGAGAGATCCTGACGCTCCTCGCCTACCGCCAGAACGTCCAGGAGATGTACCCCGACAACTCCTACTACCTGTGGAATGTGTGGCTGAAGAAGTAGGCGGGGGGACCGGCACGGTCCGGCCGGCGCGCGCCCGGCGGCGCTGAACCGGACCAGCGGAGCATGGCGCGCTACGCCGGACGACGGCTGCTCGAGGCGATCCCGCTCATCCTGATCGTCGCCACGTTCGTGTTCGTGCTCGCGCGCATCATCCCAGGGGACCCGGTCGCGTTGATCTTGGGAGACGAGGCCACCAGCGCGGACGTGGCCCGGGTGCGGGCGCAGTTGGGGCTTGACCGGCCGCTCGTGGTCCAGTACGCGCTGTGGCTCTCGCGGGCGGTCCTGCGACTGGATCTGGGGGAGAGCTTTTATCTCAAGCAGCCGGTCGGGCAAGCGATCGTCCAGCGCATCGAGCCGACGTTTCTCCTCGCCGCGTCGGGGGCGCTGCTGGCGATCGTCATGGGGATGGCCCTCGGGGTGGTTGCCGCCGTCCGCCGAAATACACTCGTCGACCGTGCGGTGATGGTCGTCGCCCTGGCCGGCCTGTCGGTGCCGAGTTTCCTCGTCGGCCTGATCCTGATCCTCGTGTTCGCCGTCCGCCTGCGCCTCCTCCCCTCCAGCGGCTACGCGCCGCTCCACGACGGGTGGCCGGCCACCTTACGCTACCTCGTTCTCCCGGCGATCACCATCGGCGTGGGCGGCGCAGGAATCATCGCCCGCATCACCCGGTCCAGCATGCTCGACGTCCTGCGCGCCCCATACGTCCAGACGGCGCGGAGCAAGGGGCTGCCCCGCCACCTTGTCATCCTCAAGCACGCCCTCCGCAATGCGCTCATTCCGACGATGACGGTGATCAGCCTGACGATTGCCGGATTGGTCGCCGGGACGATCATCGTGGAAACCGTGTTCGCCATACCCGGCTCCGGACGCCTCGTGGTGCAATCCGTCGCCCGGCGGGACTACCCGGTGATCCAAGGCGCCGTGATGTTCGTGGCACTCCTCTACGTCCTGGTCAATGCGGCCGTGGACGTGCTGTACGCCTACCTCGACCCGCGGATCCGCTACGACTAACCCGATGGACGCCCCACCGACGTTCCACCCGGCAGGCCATCCGTCCGACCACGGCTCGGACGCGCCGCGCCTCGGAGCGCGCCACTTCCGTCACGCGGCCCTGCGCAACCACAGCGTGCTGCTCGGCGGGGGGGTGGTCACCCTCATCCTCGCCGTGGCGCTGGCCGCCCCCCTGATCGTCCGGCACGATCCCCTGGCGCTGGATGTGACCACCCACCTCCGCCCGCCGTCGCCGGAGTACCCGATGGGAACGGATTACGTCGGCCGCGACCTCTTCGCCCGGGTGCTCTACGGAGGACGCCTCTCCATGCTGGTCGGGGCCGGGGTCGTCGTCCTGGCAACGGTTCCCGGCACGATCCTCGGGCTGACCGCCGGGATGATCCCCCGCTTGGACCCGTGGATCATGCGCACGATGGATGCGCTGCTGGCCCTCCCGGCAATTCTCCTCGCCATCGCGATGCTCGCGGCGGTCGGCCCGAGCGTGTCCAACGTCATCGTGGCCCTGGCCGTTTCCAGCACGCCGCGAATGGCCCGGCTCGTGCGCGGCTCGGTTCTGGTCGCCCGGACCCTGACCTTCGTCGAAGCCGCCCGGGCCATCGGCGCGCGTGAGGCCGGGATCATGACGCGGCACATTCTTCCCAACATCATCTCGCCGATCATCGTCCAGGCGACGTACACGTTCTCGACCGCGGTCCTCGCCGAGGCGGCGCTGTCGTTCCTGGGGGTCGGCGCCCCGCCCGAGGTGCCGAGTTGGGGCAACATTCTGTCGGAGGGACGGGCGCTCCTCGACCAAGCCCCGTGGATGACTCTGTTCCCCGGCGCCGCCATCGTCCTGGTGGTGCTCGGGGCCAATCTGCTGGGGGACGGGCTTCGCGACGTGCTGGACCCCCAGCTCAGAGGTGAATGAATGTGACCGCGACCGAACGGTACGATCTGGTGATCCGAGGCGCCCGAGTGATCGATACGGCGCAGGATCTCGACGCCCCAGCGGACATCGGCATCCGCGACGGGCGGATCGCCGCGGTGGGCCGCCTTCCCGGGGCGTCCGACCACGCCCTCGAGGCGACCGGGCTCATCGCCTCGCCCGGATGGATCGACCTGCACGCGCACGTGGCGTACAAGCTCGGCCGGACGAGCATCCACCCCGATCAGGACGCCGGGATCGCCCGCGGGGTCACGACCGTCGTGGACGCCGGTTCGTGTGGCGCGGCGATGTACGAGGCGCTGTCGACATACGTGATCCGCGGGGCGGCAACCCGCGTGCTCGCGTTTCTGAATATCTCGCTTCACACCGGTCTCGCCCCCAGACACGGTCGCTGGGAGAATTTTGACCAAAAGCAGACCATCGACATGGTCGAGCGCCACCCGGGCGAGATCATCGGGGTGAAGGTGTTGGCCAGCCGGACCCACTGTGGGGCGCTGGCCCTCACCCCGGTCAAGCTCGCGGTGCAGGCGGCGCGGCTCTCCGGCGCGCCCGTGATGTGCCACATCGGGAACGCCCCCCCGGTCATCCAGGACGTGCTGGCCCTTCTCGGAGCCGGAGACATCGTCACCCACTGCTGGCACGGCAAACCCGGGGGGCTGCTCGACCGGCGCGGGCGGCCGATTCCGGAGGCTCGCGCCGCGGCGGATCGGGGCGTGTTGTTTGACATCGGGCACGGGTCGCAGAGCTTCTCGTTCCAGACCGCCCGCCGGGCCATGGAGGCTGGCCTCCCCTTTCACACGATCAGCACCGACCTCCACGCCCGCAACCTCGCCGGCCCGGTGTACGATATGGCGACGACGATGGCCAAGTTCCTGCACCTGGGGTGCCCGCTGCGCCAGGTGATCGCCGCGGCGACACTCGCCCCGGCGGGTGCGCTCGGGCTCGAGCGCGAGATCGGGACGCTCCGTCCGGGGACCGCTGCCGACGTGACGCTCTGCAAACTGCGCGAGGGGCCGATCCGCGTCACCGACTCCGAAGGACGGTCGGAGGAGGCGCGTCGCGCGCTGGACGTGGTCCACACCGTTCGCGGCGGCCGGATCGTCTTCTCCGCGCACCCCGTCGCCTGATCCCGCCCGCCCCCATGGATCGCGAGCTGTTCCTGGGCATGGACCTTGGGTCAACCCTCTGCAAGGCGGCGGTCTGCGATAGGCGCGGGGGCATCATCGCCGAAGGGCATTCCCTCAGCCCTGCGGGGGGCGCGGGTCCGGGGCCGGAGGAGGCCCAACTTTCCGCGTGGTGGCGGGCGGCGTGTACCGCAGTGCAGGCCGCGTTCGCCGGGCGCGCCGAGGACCGGCGCCGCATCCGGGCGATCGGGGTCTCGTGCCGGTACCAGGCGGGAATCTTCCTCGACACGGACGGCAGGGCGGTGGCCGCCCCGGGCCGGATCCCGGCGACGCGCGCCCTACCCGAAGTCCGCGAGGTGCACGAGGCAAACGGATGGGGTCCGCACGGGCCGCTCGCCTGCGGGTACGGGCCGTTCCTTGTCGGGGCGGCGCTGTGGCTTCGACGCCGGCACCCCCGCATCCACCGACGGGTCCGCCGCGTCGGCGCGCTTCATGACTACATCGTCTTTCGCCTGTCCGGGGCCTGGGTCACGGACTATGCGACGGGCCCGGGGGGGGATCGCTGGCCGGTTGCCCCCTGCGCGCTCGCCGGATTCGAGTCCTCAGCCTTCCCTGCGCCCCTTCCGATGGATACGCGCGCCGGGGGCCTCGCAACGGGGGCGGCGCGGGACCTCGACCTTCCGGCGGGGATTCCGGTCGCCGTCGGGGCGCAGGACGGAGCGTGCGCAAACTTCGGCGCGGGAGCCACCGAGCGGGGGGACGGGTGTGTGACGCTGTCGACGAACGCGGTCGTCCGGATCGTCACGGGCACCCTCGTCCCCGGGGTGTTCGGGTATGTCGTCGCGCCGTCGGGACGGTGGGCGTGGGTGCGGGGGATTCCCGGCGGCGGCCGCTTCCTGGATGCCGTCGTGGCGGCGCTGGACGGGTGCCCGACTCCGGCGACGGCCGACCGGCACGCCGCACTGTCTCCCCACGAACCCAGCAGTCCTCCCGTTCGCGTCCTGGATCTCCCCGTGCGGGACGTCAAAGAAATCCCGATGCGGGTCCGAGCGCTGCGGCGAAGCGGACATGCGCCCGGGGCGATCTACGCCGGAGCGGTTGACGACATTGTTTCGGCGGTAAGGGGCCTGGTCGCGGAAGCGAACGCCACCGGCGTCACCGCGCGGCGCTACGTGCTGACCGGAGGACTCACCGCGGCGCCTCTGCTTCCGAAGCGCCTCGCCGAGGCGCTCGACGCCCCGGTGACCGCGGAGGTCCGGGAGGCCGCGGCTCGCGGAGCGGCGCGGCTCGCGGCGATGACGGTGGGGCAGCGCGCGGAGCGAATTTGGGAGGAGCACACGCCCGAGGGCGCTTCGGGATGAGGACGCGTGGGGCGCTTATTCCGGCAGGGCCGGGGGCTCCGCCTGGCCGGCCTGTTCGAGCAGCCGGGCCATCTCACTGTAGGCTTCCCGTTCTTCCTGGAGCACGAGATTGGTGACCTCGAGCCACCGGCGGTGCAGTTCGGAGGTTTCGGTCATCAAGGTGGCGAGCAGCCCGGTGAGCGTTTGGCGATCTTGACCCAAGATGGCGGTGGCCGCCTG comes from the bacterium genome and includes:
- a CDS encoding ABC transporter permease, with the protein product MARYAGRRLLEAIPLILIVATFVFVLARIIPGDPVALILGDEATSADVARVRAQLGLDRPLVVQYALWLSRAVLRLDLGESFYLKQPVGQAIVQRIEPTFLLAASGALLAIVMGMALGVVAAVRRNTLVDRAVMVVALAGLSVPSFLVGLILILVFAVRLRLLPSSGYAPLHDGWPATLRYLVLPAITIGVGGAGIIARITRSSMLDVLRAPYVQTARSKGLPRHLVILKHALRNALIPTMTVISLTIAGLVAGTIIVETVFAIPGSGRLVVQSVARRDYPVIQGAVMFVALLYVLVNAAVDVLYAYLDPRIRYD
- a CDS encoding FGGY family carbohydrate kinase gives rise to the protein MDLGSTLCKAAVCDRRGGIIAEGHSLSPAGGAGPGPEEAQLSAWWRAACTAVQAAFAGRAEDRRRIRAIGVSCRYQAGIFLDTDGRAVAAPGRIPATRALPEVREVHEANGWGPHGPLACGYGPFLVGAALWLRRRHPRIHRRVRRVGALHDYIVFRLSGAWVTDYATGPGGDRWPVAPCALAGFESSAFPAPLPMDTRAGGLATGAARDLDLPAGIPVAVGAQDGACANFGAGATERGDGCVTLSTNAVVRIVTGTLVPGVFGYVVAPSGRWAWVRGIPGGGRFLDAVVAALDGCPTPATADRHAALSPHEPSSPPVRVLDLPVRDVKEIPMRVRALRRSGHAPGAIYAGAVDDIVSAVRGLVAEANATGVTARRYVLTGGLTAAPLLPKRLAEALDAPVTAEVREAAARGAARLAAMTVGQRAERIWEEHTPEGASG
- a CDS encoding ABC transporter permease, which translates into the protein MDAPPTFHPAGHPSDHGSDAPRLGARHFRHAALRNHSVLLGGGVVTLILAVALAAPLIVRHDPLALDVTTHLRPPSPEYPMGTDYVGRDLFARVLYGGRLSMLVGAGVVVLATVPGTILGLTAGMIPRLDPWIMRTMDALLALPAILLAIAMLAAVGPSVSNVIVALAVSSTPRMARLVRGSVLVARTLTFVEAARAIGAREAGIMTRHILPNIISPIIVQATYTFSTAVLAEAALSFLGVGAPPEVPSWGNILSEGRALLDQAPWMTLFPGAAIVLVVLGANLLGDGLRDVLDPQLRGE
- a CDS encoding amidohydrolase/deacetylase family metallohydrolase produces the protein MTATERYDLVIRGARVIDTAQDLDAPADIGIRDGRIAAVGRLPGASDHALEATGLIASPGWIDLHAHVAYKLGRTSIHPDQDAGIARGVTTVVDAGSCGAAMYEALSTYVIRGAATRVLAFLNISLHTGLAPRHGRWENFDQKQTIDMVERHPGEIIGVKVLASRTHCGALALTPVKLAVQAARLSGAPVMCHIGNAPPVIQDVLALLGAGDIVTHCWHGKPGGLLDRRGRPIPEARAAADRGVLFDIGHGSQSFSFQTARRAMEAGLPFHTISTDLHARNLAGPVYDMATTMAKFLHLGCPLRQVIAAATLAPAGALGLEREIGTLRPGTAADVTLCKLREGPIRVTDSEGRSEEARRALDVVHTVRGGRIVFSAHPVA